The Pyricularia oryzae 70-15 chromosome 5, whole genome shotgun sequence genome includes a region encoding these proteins:
- a CDS encoding phosphatidylinositol transfer protein CSR1, with amino-acid sequence MIPRCRIGFHAAAVTHRSLVATPKPTSSCLPSVILRGHTSTPTSPNQPRPQHYFRAHLSTLGTSKHTSVLGVTNKVELERIASKEDPEPHRSSSSGLVLAALLLGITALLYNNLGSSGQQTHSETDEILFTIDNMPEIPPGRPGNLTPEQDELLRKLWSRLFEVCGVIQPEAPARAPETADADADSTKKKTRTGFFSRRKTDASTTNGPTQEGDPEDKYGQNKIFQDTLANMPPDEIRKTIWSMVKFDHPDALVLRFLRARKWDVEKALVMLVSSMYWRCKEVKVDSNIMSRGEGGMSQDEKEAPEGSDEQKMGKGFMAQLRMGKSLAHGEDKLGRPVVYVKVRLHKAADQTPESIERYTIFLIETTRALIKPPIDTATLVFDMTDFSMANMDYSPVKFMIKCFEANYPESLGAVVVHKAPWVFQGIWRIIRGWLDPVVAAKVNFTNDITALQEYVSIDKIPVELEGKEQWEYKYTEPIPGENDRMKDTATRDRLLAERAKLYTAFEEATLKMLRNPTDQAVRKERSEIASTLRSQHWQLDPYIRARSWYDRTGVLREDGTINYYPPKDFKYVVNGGGQQKQEDNGIKKVDSAHEKASIQDSAPPAVSLNGTA; translated from the exons ATGATACCTCGGTGCCGCATTGGCTTCCACGCAGCAGCAGTAACGCATCGTTCCCTAGTCGCGACTCCGAAGCCGACGTCTTCCTGCCTGCCCTCGGTCATATTACGCGGTCATACTTCTACTCCAACATCGCCCAATCAACCGAGGCCTCAACACTATTTCCGCGCTCACCTTAGTACCCTCGGCACCAGCAAGCATACCTCCGTCCTTGGTGTTACCAACAAAGTTGAACTTGAGCGCATAGCTTCAAAAGAAGATCCTGAGCCACATAGATCAAGCAGTTCAGGCCTTGTCCTCGCAGCATTACTATTAGGAATAACAGCTCTTCTGTACAACAACCTGGGCAGCAGTGGCCAACAAACACATTCGGAAACTGACGAAATCCTATTCACAATCGACAATATGCCTGAAATACCACCCGGACGGCCCGGAAACCTCACCCCCGAACAGGACGAGCTTCTACGGAAACTTTGGTCCCGTCTCTTTGAAGTATGCGGTGTTATACAACCGGAGGCTCCGGCCCGAGCCCCAGAGACGGCAGACGCCGATGCGGACAGcaccaagaagaagaccAGAACGGGATTTTTCTCCAGGAGGAAAACCGACGCATCGACGACTAACGGCCCCACCCAAGAGGGCGATCCCGAAGACAAGTACGGCCAAAACAAGATCTTTCAAGACACCCTCGCCAACATGCCTCCCGATGAGATCCGCAAAACGATATGGAGCATGGTCAAGTTCGACCACCCCGATGCGCTCGTATTGCGCTTCCTCCGCGCGCGCAAGTGGGACGTTGAAAAGGCGCTCGTCATGCTTGTATCATCCATGTACTGGCGCTGCAAAGAGGTCAAGGTAGACTCCAACATCATGAGCCGGGGCGAGGGTGGCATGTCCCAGGATGAGAAGGAGGCTCCTGAAGGGTCCGACGAGCAAAAGATGGGCAAGGGCTTCATGGCGCAGCTGCGCATGGGCAAGAGTCTTGCGCACGGCGAAGACAAACTCGGCAGGCCCGTCGTATATGTCAAGGTCCGCCTGCACAAGGCGGCCGACCAGACCCCCGAGAGTATCGAGAGGTACACCATATTCCTCATCGAGACGACTAGGGCGCTGATCAAGCCTCCCATTGATACTGCG ACACTCGTCTTTGATATGACGGACTTTTCAATGGCGAATATG GATTACTCCCCTGTCAAATTCATGATTAAGTGCTTCGAGGCAAACTATCCCGAATCGCTGGGTGCTGTAGTGGTCCACAAGGCACCCTGGGTCTTCCAAG GAATTTGGAGGATCATCCGCGGCTGGCTCGACCCCGTAGTGGCGGCCAAGGTGAACTTTACCAATGACATCACCGCTTTGCAGGAGTACGTATCGATAGACAAGATACCCGTGGAGTTGGAGGGCAAGGAGCAATGGGAATACAAGTACACGGAACCGATTCCCGGCGAGAATGACCGCATGAAGGACACGGCAACCCGCGACCGGTTATTGGCCGAGCGCGCCAAGCTCTACACTGCCTTTGAGGAAGCCACGTTAAAGATGCTGCGCAACCCGACGGACCAGGCGGTCCGCAAGGAGCGTTCCGAAATCGCCAGCACCCTGCGGTCGCAGCACTGGCAACTGGACCCCTACATCCGCGCCCGGTCATGGTACGACAGGACAGGCGTCCTCAGAGAGGACGGCACGATCAATTACTACCCGCCCAAGGACTTCAAGTACGTTGTTAACGGGGGTGGGCAGCAGAAGCAGGAGGACAACGGGATCAAGAAGGTTGATTCGGCGCACGAGAAGGCATCCATCCAGGACAGTGCGCCGCCGGCCGTGTCGCTCAACGGTACCGCTTAG